The following nucleotide sequence is from Pseudomonas sp. S09G 359.
TGCCGCAGCCTGGCGCGCAGTGCCGAGCGGCGCTGTCAGCACTTGAATGCGCTCGAACCGCTGGAAGGTGTGGGGTTGGCGTATATCAATAGGTTGTCGGATTTGCTGTTTGTAGCGGCCCGGGTGATTGCCAGGCGCCAGGGTGTGGCGGAGGTGTTGTGGCAGGCGGCGGCTAAACCGCACTGATGTTTTTCAGGTGACTGATAGGGCCTCATCGGGGGCAAGTCGAATCGTCGCACCGCCCCTCCCACACTGGCCTGCATTTCAAGGGTGGAACTCGGTCAAATGTGGGAGGGGGCTTGCCCCCGATGAGGCCAGTCAGAACCCTATCAAGCTTCCGGCCAGAACGCTCTGATACCAGCAACCCCCTGTGCCCCAGCCTCCCAAGCTTGCTCCCGCTCAGCCGGCCCAACCCCGCCCAACAGAAACACCGGCTTGCTGAACCCGCTGATCAACCCTGCCGCCTGCTCCCAACCCAACGGCTGTGCATCCGGATGAGTCTGAGTCGGTTGCACCGGCGACAGCGTGACAAAATCCACATCCATCAATTCCGCCAGCGCCAGCTCTTCGGCGTTGTGGCAAGAAGCCGCCAACCAGCGATCCTTCGGCAGTGGTCGGCCCTTGCTCGCATACTTACGCAATTGCGCCGAGGTCATGTGCCAGCCGGCCGCCGGGAAATCCCCGAGCCACTCAAACGGGCCTTTGAGCATCAACTGCGCCTTGCCCGCGCACAGGCCTACTGCGTCCACCGCCAAGTCACGGTATTTGGGGTCGTAACCATTGGGTGCACGCAATTGAACCAGCTTGATACCGCCAGCAATGGCTTTCTGAATGCCGCGCAACAGCGCCGGACCTTCCAGCTCGCCTGGGGTGATCAGGTAGTCCGCAGGCAGGCGTGCAGCAGCCACAATCGGCGCGTTCGCCGCCGGGAACTCATAGTTGATCAGGTCCCGAGGGGCCACCCATTCCAGCGGCTGCCCTTCAACACCGTGGGGCTCGCCGGTAAAGGCCGACACTTCCCAGACATCCAGCAACACCTGTTTGTCGGGGTAGTCGTGTTGCACCTTGATCAGCGGCCGCGCCGTGGTGACCTGGATACCCAGTTCTTCCTGCAATTCGCGGGACAAGGCCGTGGCGACCGACTCATCGGCCTCCACCTTGCCGCC
It contains:
- a CDS encoding Nudix family hydrolase, whose amino-acid sequence is MKRVHVAAAVIRGVDGRILLARRADTQHQGGLWEFPGGKVEADESVATALSRELQEELGIQVTTARPLIKVQHDYPDKQVLLDVWEVSAFTGEPHGVEGQPLEWVAPRDLINYEFPAANAPIVAAARLPADYLITPGELEGPALLRGIQKAIAGGIKLVQLRAPNGYDPKYRDLAVDAVGLCAGKAQLMLKGPFEWLGDFPAAGWHMTSAQLRKYASKGRPLPKDRWLAASCHNAEELALAELMDVDFVTLSPVQPTQTHPDAQPLGWEQAAGLISGFSKPVFLLGGVGPAEREQAWEAGAQGVAGIRAFWPEA